The following coding sequences are from one Solea solea chromosome 4, fSolSol10.1, whole genome shotgun sequence window:
- the orai2 gene encoding protein orai-2: MSRELNVPMGSPDPGVSEPGQDRGGMDYRDWVRRSYLELVSSNHHSVQALSWRKLYLSRAKLKASSRTSALLSGFAMVAMVEVELEMEYTYPHVLLIAFSVCTTVLVAVHLFALLISTCILPNVEAVSNIHNLNSVSESPHERMHHYIELAWGFSTALGILLFLTEVVLLCWIKFLPVNSGGVKKVSTTSTPPANNGWQAALASTIIMVPVGVIFIVFTIHFYRSLVRHKTERHHQEIEELHKIKIQLDGHESGLLTV; this comes from the exons ATGAGCAGGGAGCTGAACGTGCCAATGGGCTCCCCAGATCCAGGAGTCTCGGAGCCGGGTCAGGACCGAGGGGGGATGGACTATCGGGACTGGGTGCGGCGCAGTTACCTGGAGCTGGTCAGCTCTAACCATCACTCGGTTCAAGCGCTGTCCTGGAGGAAACTGTACCTGAGCAGAGCCAAGCTGAAGGCGTCCAGCAGGACATCTGCGCTGCTCTCTGGCTTCGCCATG GTGGCCAtggtggaggtggagctggaaATGGAGTACACTTACCCCCACGTGCTGCTCATTGCCTTCAGCGTGTGCACCACCGTGCTGGTGGCCGTGCACCTCTTCGCTCTGCTGATCAGCACCTGCATCCTGCCCAACGTGGAGGCCGTCAGCAACATCCACAACCTCAACTCCGTCAGTGAGTCGCCACACGAGCGCATGCACCACTACATCGAGCTGGCCTGGGGCTTCTCCACCGCCCTGGGCATCCTGCTGTTCCTCACCGAGGTGGTTCTCCTCTGCTGGATCAAGTTCCTGCCCGTAAACTCTGGCGGGGTCAAAAAGGTCTCCACCACGTCGACCCCGCCTGCCAACAACGGCTGGCAGGCGGCGCTGGCCTCCACCATCATCATGGTCCCGGTGGGGGTGATTTTCATTGTGTTCACCATACACTTCTATCGCTCTCTGGTGCGCCACAAGACCGAGAGACACCACCAGGAGATCGAAGAACTGCACAAGATTAAGATCCAGCTGGACGGCCACGAGAGTGGCCTCCTGACTGTGTGA